Proteins from a single region of Metallibacterium scheffleri:
- a CDS encoding DUF4124 domain-containing protein, giving the protein MIPTPSRPLRRLVPKWVLILGLAASGMALAATATGPVQYRWHDAHGVLQFSDTLSANAIARGYDIVNAQGVVVQHVPSPAERRAEGVAAQAQAKLDAARARQQAADAQLLNAYPTEADLRSALQAQVSNVSQSMRATEINLHSQESSLADMLQRAAEIEHEKKPVPPYLTHDIAQQRQVVEQQRLALQRQQQQRDAAQAAIAPQLARYRQIKQRAQEQADNQMP; this is encoded by the coding sequence GTGATCCCGACCCCCTCGCGACCGTTGCGCCGCCTTGTGCCGAAATGGGTGCTGATCCTCGGCCTGGCGGCCAGCGGCATGGCGCTGGCCGCTACCGCCACCGGCCCGGTGCAATACCGCTGGCACGATGCGCACGGTGTCCTGCAATTCAGCGATACGCTCAGCGCCAACGCGATCGCGCGCGGCTATGACATCGTCAATGCCCAGGGCGTGGTGGTGCAACACGTGCCCAGCCCCGCCGAGCGCCGCGCCGAGGGAGTCGCCGCCCAGGCGCAAGCCAAGCTCGATGCCGCACGCGCGCGCCAGCAGGCCGCGGACGCGCAATTACTGAACGCTTATCCGACCGAGGCCGATCTGCGCAGCGCCCTGCAGGCGCAGGTGAGCAACGTCAGCCAGTCCATGCGCGCCACCGAGATCAATCTGCACAGCCAGGAAAGCAGCCTTGCCGACATGCTGCAGCGCGCCGCCGAGATCGAGCACGAGAAAAAACCCGTGCCGCCCTATCTCACCCACGACATCGCCCAGCAGCGCCAGGTGGTCGAGCAACAGCGCCTTGCCCTGCAGCGCCAGCAGCAGCAACGCGATGCGGCCCAGGCGGCGATCGCGCCGCAGTTGGCGCGCTATCGCCAGATTAAACAGCGGGCTCAGGAGCAAGCCGACAACCAGATGCCGTGA
- the rsmB gene encoding 16S rRNA (cytosine(967)-C(5))-methyltransferase RsmB has protein sequence MSTAAPADTRAVAARALAEIALGGRSLREVLAQQLPQLSAPRERAFASALVFAGARGWLRWNAALPLLLQKPLSRRLGALHALLVLGLTQLEDLGVPAHAAVAATVEAARALGHGAQRGMVNAVLRRWLRERTALLTQLDADSVSRTRLPTWLLQALYADWPAQADAIISASNAEVPPTLRVNLARVTRADYVQRLAAAGIDARPHAWIDSAVTLSASLDVTRLPGWGEGLCAVQDGAAQLAALLLDAPPGARALDACAAPGGKACHILERSAVQLTALELAPARLARVRDNLARLHLHADLRMGDATQPALWWDGVACTHILLDAPCSATGVLRRQPDVRLHRRASDLPALLAQQRALLDALWPLLAPGGTLLYATCSVLRSENAAQAAAFVAAHADAEALPIALPAGRADGPGWQILPGEDGLDGMFYARLRKRGRC, from the coding sequence ATGAGTACCGCCGCGCCCGCCGACACCCGTGCCGTCGCCGCACGCGCGCTGGCCGAGATCGCGCTGGGCGGTCGCTCCCTGCGCGAGGTGCTGGCGCAGCAGTTGCCGCAGTTGTCAGCGCCGCGCGAACGCGCCTTCGCCAGCGCGCTGGTGTTCGCCGGTGCGCGCGGCTGGCTGCGCTGGAACGCGGCGCTGCCGTTGCTGCTGCAAAAGCCCTTGTCGCGGCGCCTTGGCGCATTGCATGCGTTGCTGGTGCTGGGCCTGACGCAATTGGAGGATCTCGGCGTGCCCGCGCACGCGGCGGTAGCTGCCACGGTGGAGGCGGCGCGCGCATTGGGCCACGGCGCGCAACGCGGCATGGTCAATGCGGTGCTGCGGCGCTGGTTGCGCGAGCGCACTGCGCTGCTGACGCAACTCGACGCGGATAGCGTCAGCCGCACGCGCCTGCCCACCTGGCTGCTGCAGGCGTTGTACGCGGATTGGCCCGCACAGGCCGATGCCATCATCAGCGCCAGCAATGCCGAGGTGCCGCCGACGCTGCGCGTGAACCTGGCGCGCGTGACGCGCGCGGATTACGTGCAGCGTCTGGCCGCCGCCGGCATCGACGCGCGGCCGCACGCCTGGATCGACAGCGCGGTGACGCTGTCGGCATCGCTCGATGTCACCCGCTTGCCGGGCTGGGGCGAGGGGCTGTGCGCCGTGCAGGACGGCGCCGCACAACTGGCGGCGCTGCTGCTGGATGCGCCGCCCGGCGCGCGCGCGCTGGATGCCTGTGCCGCACCCGGCGGCAAGGCCTGCCACATCCTCGAACGCAGCGCCGTGCAACTGACTGCCCTGGAACTGGCCCCGGCGCGTCTGGCGCGCGTGCGCGACAACCTCGCGCGTCTGCATCTGCATGCCGATCTGCGCATGGGCGACGCAACGCAGCCGGCGCTGTGGTGGGATGGCGTCGCCTGCACGCATATCCTGCTGGATGCACCATGCTCCGCCACGGGTGTGCTGCGTCGCCAGCCCGACGTGCGCCTGCACCGCCGCGCCAGCGATCTGCCCGCGCTGCTCGCGCAGCAGCGCGCGCTGCTCGACGCGTTGTGGCCACTGCTGGCGCCCGGCGGCACCTTGCTGTACGCCACCTGCTCGGTCCTGCGCAGCGAAAACGCCGCGCAAGCCGCGGCATTCGTGGCTGCGCACGCGGATGCCGAAGCGCTGCCTATCGCGTTGCCGGCGGGTCGCGCAGATGGCCCCGGCTGGCAGATCCTGCCCGGAGAGGATGGCCTCGACGGCATGTTCTACGCGCGTTTGCGCAAGCGCGGCAGGTGCTGA